A window of the Streptomyces griseochromogenes genome harbors these coding sequences:
- a CDS encoding bifunctional 3'-5' exonuclease/DNA polymerase has product MTDRWALAPAEDGGVDVAPLGPDGLPAGPVRRESDLAGAVRSRPEVMRWVWRSTAEVYPRLLATGVRVERCYDIEDAETLLLGHEGRHGEPRSAAAALARLRGGPVPPDPPQRSAAPGAQSPLFEPSGARMPLADLLTVYAEQQRRHEKTAHPDRMRLLTAAESAGMLVAAEMNGAGLPWSAEVHRELLHDLLGERYAGGGEPRRLAELADEVSKAFGRRVRPDLPADVIKAFAQAGIKVRSTRRWEIRSIDHPAVEPLLEYKKLYRIWVAHGWSWLQDWVRDGRFRPEFLAGGTVTGRWVTNGGGALQIPKVIRRAVVADPGWRLVVADADQMEPRVLAAISRDPGLMEVAGRASDLYQSVSDHAFSGDREQAKIAVLGAVYGQTSGDGLKNLAALRRRFPRAVAYVDDAARAGEEGRLVRTWLGRTCPPAARADEDTAEEAGIPVAEDDTDGGAWVPGYASTNSRARGRFARNFVVQGSAADWALLLLAALRRACAALAAELVFFQHDEVIVHCPAEEADTVVRAIQDAADLAGRLTFGDTPVRFPFTTAVVECYADAK; this is encoded by the coding sequence CCCTCGGCCCGGACGGGCTGCCCGCCGGGCCGGTGCGGCGGGAGAGCGATCTCGCCGGGGCGGTGCGGAGCCGCCCGGAGGTGATGCGCTGGGTGTGGCGGTCGACCGCCGAGGTCTACCCGCGTCTGCTCGCCACGGGGGTGCGAGTGGAGCGGTGCTACGACATCGAGGACGCCGAAACACTCCTGCTGGGCCACGAGGGCCGGCACGGCGAGCCACGCTCGGCCGCCGCCGCCCTGGCCCGCCTCCGGGGCGGCCCCGTACCGCCCGATCCGCCGCAGCGCTCGGCCGCACCGGGCGCCCAGTCGCCGCTGTTCGAGCCGTCCGGCGCCCGCATGCCTCTCGCCGACCTCCTCACGGTCTACGCCGAGCAGCAGCGGCGGCACGAGAAGACCGCCCACCCGGACCGGATGCGGCTGCTGACCGCCGCCGAGTCGGCGGGAATGCTGGTGGCCGCCGAGATGAACGGTGCCGGTCTCCCCTGGAGCGCCGAGGTCCACCGCGAGCTGCTGCACGACCTGCTCGGCGAGCGGTACGCGGGCGGGGGCGAGCCGCGCCGCCTCGCCGAGCTGGCCGACGAGGTGTCCAAGGCCTTCGGCCGCCGGGTGCGGCCCGACCTGCCCGCCGACGTGATCAAGGCGTTCGCGCAGGCCGGGATCAAGGTTAGGTCCACCCGCCGCTGGGAGATCCGCTCCATCGACCACCCGGCCGTGGAACCCCTGCTGGAGTACAAGAAGCTGTACCGCATCTGGGTCGCGCACGGCTGGTCCTGGCTGCAGGACTGGGTGCGCGACGGCCGCTTCCGGCCGGAGTTCCTCGCCGGCGGCACGGTCACCGGGCGCTGGGTGACCAACGGCGGGGGCGCGCTGCAGATCCCCAAGGTGATCCGGCGGGCCGTGGTCGCCGACCCCGGCTGGCGGCTGGTCGTGGCCGACGCCGACCAGATGGAGCCGCGCGTGCTCGCCGCGATCTCCCGGGACCCCGGCCTGATGGAGGTCGCCGGCCGCGCGAGCGACCTCTACCAGTCCGTGTCCGACCACGCCTTCTCCGGCGACCGGGAGCAGGCCAAGATCGCCGTGCTCGGCGCGGTCTACGGCCAGACCTCCGGCGACGGTCTGAAGAACCTCGCCGCGCTGCGCCGCCGCTTCCCCAGGGCGGTGGCCTACGTGGACGACGCCGCGCGGGCCGGCGAGGAGGGCCGCCTGGTGCGCACCTGGCTGGGCCGGACCTGCCCGCCCGCCGCCCGGGCGGACGAGGACACGGCGGAGGAGGCGGGCATCCCGGTCGCCGAGGACGACACCGACGGCGGGGCCTGGGTCCCCGGCTACGCCTCCACCAACTCCCGCGCGCGGGGCCGCTTCGCACGGAACTTCGTCGTGCAGGGCAGCGCGGCCGACTGGGCACTGCTGCTGCTCGCCGCGCTGCGCCGGGCCTGCGCGGCCCTCGCGGCCGAGCTGGTCTTCTTCCAGCACGACGAGGTGATCGTGCACTGCCCCGCCGAGGAGGCCGACACGGTCGTCCGGGCCATCCAGGACGCCGCCGACCTCGCCGGACGGCTGACCTTCGGCGACACCCCGGTGCGCTTCCCGTTCACGACGGCGGTGGTGGAGTGCTATGCCGACGCCAAATGA